The nucleotide sequence CGAGACCAGTTGATGGACCGAACTGTAAGTTTCAATATCAAAAGCTTTGGGGACATGGACCGTCCCGGGCACACAGATACTATTCAGATCATGTCTGACCAAATCAATAATCATCAGATTTTCTGCCCTATCCTTTTCAGAGCAAGCCAGTTCATGCTTCAGGGCCTGATCCTGAGCTTCGGTCTGTCCTCTGGGGCGGGTGCCTTTAATCGGTTTGGATCTCACGGTACGATTTGAATCAATGTGCAAAAACGTTTCTGGTGAAGCACTTAAGATCGCAAAATCGGGCGTTTTCAGATAAGCCCCATAAGGCACCGGGCTTGCCGAGCGCATCGTCATATAGGCAGAAAGCGCGTCTTGGTGAAAGGGCAGCCGCGCCCGGTTGGTCAGGCAGATTTCATAGGATTCACCGTCGCGGATCTCTTTGAGACAACGATGAATTTTGTCGATATACATTTCTGCACTGTCTTCCAGCGCCAGCGACTGTTCTGGCACCGGTCCGGGCTGAAACAAGGACACATCTTGCGTATGGCTCACTGGTGCAGCGTCCGGATCAAACGTCATTGGCTCCCCCCATAAATGGCAGAGGTAAGCAGTGTGCGCTTGATGATCAAAAATCACTAAATTCTGGGGTAAAAAAAACAGCGCATCAGGTGTGGCAGAACGGTGTTTATTGGGACTTCCCATCAAGGCTTTCAGTTCATAACCCAAATAACCGACCAGACCACAGCCATAAGGCATCAGTGCCTCAGTGTCTGAATCTGGCTTCAAACAAGCCACAATCCGATCCATCAGCTCAAAGTAATCCCCCTGGATAGCACTTTCGCCGCATGGGCCACTCAGATGCAAGGTACGTGTACTGACCTCATAACGAAACACCATGGCTTCATTGGGTTGTCCGCTGCCCATTAACGAATACCTGGCAGACCGCGCATCTGCCATTTCACTGTCGAGCCAGAATGCGGAAGTTTTGCCCGAAAAATAACGCGTAAACATGTCAGCGGCATTCATTGTTCTCTTCAGGGGTTCATAATTCACGACCAATGAAAACGTCCCCGCCGCTTCTTGGATCACGCGTTGTATTTCATTATCGGTGCCAGAATCAGAGCCAGCCCGTTCACCGTGCTTGATCATCTCAATGAAATTACCAATCAGCGTATGCCCGTACTCTGACTCGATCGATTCCGGATGGAACTGGACGCCCCAGATCGGTTTTTCGCGATGCGCAATGGCCATGATCAGCCCATCTTCTGTGCGGGCCGTCACCTCAAGGCACTCAGGAACCTCAGTACATATCAGGGAGTGATAACGAACAACACTGAACGACTGGGGGATGCCGGAAAACAGGCCTTCACCATGATGAAAGATCGGGCTTTTATAACCATGAACCGGTGCAGGCGCATGCGTGACATGACCGCCAAACCGGATATTAATCCCCTGATGCCCCAGACAAATACCCAAAATTGGCATACGGCATTGATCAATGATTTCACCGCAGACCCCAAAATCTTCGTCGCAGGCAGGATGTCCAGGACCCGGTGACAAAATCACACCCGAAAAAGATTCAATGTTTAATGACTCGTATGAGACCGAGTTCGGCACGACCGTCGGCATCACTCCTGTCAGTTCGAAAACATACTGAGCAATATTATTGGTAAAGGAATCGTAATTATCGATGATCAGAATATTCATGGTTCACTTCTCTTTTTCTTCTGACAAGGCTTTGATGATGACAAGTTCCTCTTCACACGTTTCATGGATAATACGCTCGAAAATATCTCCTATGTATGACGGATTTAATTGATAATCCACCGAGAGCGATTTCATTTTATTCAATGTGAATTCAACTCTGTCCTTTTGCATCATCGGGATATTTTCTCGGGATTTAACATTTGCAATTGTTCGGCAAATGTCCATACGACTTGCCAGCAAAGCAATAATCTGTTCATTAATTTCATCCAGCTTGTCTCTGTACGGCTTTAATTCACGAACCACAACTGCATCATTTATCTGTTTATGAACAACCATGCCATCACCTTCGTCTTAAATTTCAAATAAAGAACGCATCGCAGCCAACACACCAATATTTCATTGGTGTTTTATTTGAAGTTGGCTGTTATTCCAGGGATCGAATGTAAAATTACCCAGAAAGGGCATTAAGCTTTGTGGCCAGAAAATCAATCTGCTCTTGGCTATGATTTGCTGAAATGGCAAAACGTAACATCGCTTTATTGGTTTCCACGATAGGATAAAAAACAGGAAACATAATTAACCCTGATTCCCGCAATGTTGCCGCAGCCGATAAACCTTGCTGCTCACTGGCAAAGTAAGCGCCTCTGATGGGTGCTCTCTGTCCGGCGTTCATCATGATGCTTTCAACTTTTTCATCGAATCTGTCGATGTTTTTCCATAACGCAGTTTGTAATTCATCGATTTCAGAAGATAGATGGATCTTCGCGGCAGCCACATTCGCCGCCTGAAGCGGAACAGGCACAGTATGGCCAAACACAAGCGGATTCGCTAATGCCTTCAGCTGTTCATTGTTATAGTCTTTACGCAGCACAATAAAACCGCCTGCACCACCAAATGCTTTACTTAATGAGCCAGCAATTAATGTGTTATTCGGTAAACAATGTTCAAGGTTCTCAAACGCATAACCTGCACCGTATTTCCCTGAAATAGAAATCCCGTGCGCATCATCGACATATAAATACCCTTCGTATTGATTGAGCAATTCAGCCAGCGCCCTGACCGGAAGTAATCCGGACATGGAACCAACACCATCAATCAATAATATCGGCGTTACCCGATCAAGCTGGCATTGCTTTAATGTGGTCGTTAACGATTCAGTATCGTGAGTATCCACCCGGACCACCTGGCCAAACTGACCAAGTAACCCACGCAATACCTGCATCGAGGCATGTGCCGTTTTATCGACCAGCCAGCGAACGGCGGATTTAGTCGGATAGAGATGCATATTGCCACTACCCAATAAAGGCAACACACCTAAATGCGCATTACTTGTCGATGTGAACACAGTCACTGAATTGCCCTGATAAATTTCTTGCAGTAAGTTTTCCAGTTGCGGTAAGTACACCGGGCTCATTGCACTCCGGCTTGCCGATAAATGAATCCCCACATGATGAAGTGCCTGATAAGCGGCCTCAATTAATAATGGATGGGACTCCAATCCTAAATAAGAGCAAGAGATGAATTCGGTATATAACTTGCCATCATCCAAAATAACTTGCTTTCCACATCGCTCCGTCACGATAAATGAGGTGAGTCCCTCACCGGATGCCTGTTCAAAGGCATCCGTTGTACGGGTACTACGGATAGACATCCAATTACTGTCATGCAATGGTTTTTTATCAACACTTGTCATTTTTTTGTACCTAGGGTCATGACTGCAGGCCCAGTCTGATCAGAAAAAAGAGGATCAGTATGAGTGAACACAGACTCAAACTGATATCGGGTGAACAAGTCTTTCACCATGGCGATTTGTGATTCTCCGTGTTCGACAATCACAGTACCGCCAGGCTTGAGTACAGTCTCTGCCAGACGCAGTGAAGCATCGATGATCTCGCTGCCATCCTTGCCTGAGTAGATAGCCTTTTCCGGATGATGTTTTTCCCATTCAGGCAATAAACTCTCTGCCTCAGGGACATAGGGAGGATTTGATATCACAACATCCACACTTTGCCGCTTATCCAGAAAAAATGAGAGGTCAGTAATATCCTTGTTGAGTGCAACAACGCTGCCTTCATCCGCAAGACGATGAATATTACGGCACAGATACTGATACGCGGTTTCATCATTTTCCAGACAATAAACCCTTGTCCCCCGGTGCTGCCGCCATGCTGATATACCAATAGCCCCCGTTCCCGAGCACAAATCGTAAATAACCGCATCAGACGCAACGGGGAGCCGTGTTTTTAGCCATTCAAGCAGCATTGCACTTTGCTGACGCGGCACAAATACCCCGGTTCCGACAACAAACCGGCAATCCATAAAATCACTGTATCCCAGGATATGGCCTAACGGGATGCGATTGGCTCTTTCCTTCAGGTCGGCACGAAAACAAGCGACATCAGATTCAGCCAGCACCTCATCAGACGATACATATTTTTTGACTATCGCTTGAAAATCCCCATAGGGATCCCAGACGCCTGAAGCAATCAGGCTCTGGAGTTCCTGCTGAAATGTCTGTTCAATCTGGGCTTGTTTCATGACCAAGCCTCATAATATTCCGCCAGACGGTCATACATGGACCGGTGCAGATAGGAGAAAGCAACCAGTTCTGGTGGCGGTGTGTAGCTTGGATGGAGGCTTTCAATAAGATCGGCGTAAAAGCCCGTCATCCCTTTGTCGAGTAACGGCAACCAGTAGGGTTTAATGTCCCAGCGGAATTCGTAACCGGTCGCAAACATCTGTTTGACCGTTTCGTTCACTGTGTCTTCTCGGGATAATCCAGGCAATGGCTTGCGAATGGGCGTGAATACGTCCAGATTCATTTCCGGGCGGCGGCCCTGAATTTTGTCGGCCATATACGCAGCCAATAATGGCGACTGGTGCAAGCCGTCACGGTAGGTTCCTGTCGCTAACCACAATCCTTTGAAATGACATTGCCCAATTAACGGATAACCGTCAGCCGGAATCGGCCGGTTCCCGACCTGGATGGCTTCCACTTCAGCATCATTCAGATCAAGGTGTAACTGGTCTAAGGCACACCCCAGCAGAAACTGTACATCAGATATCAGTGCATTTTTTCTGGGTGACTCAGACAAAATATTTGTCGCGCCAATATAAAGCAGATCTTTCTCCCTGGGGACACAATGTAATCCACAGGCAAAGGCCCGGTTTGGCGTTCTGATGACACTGTCAGGTACCTGGTGCCCAGGTTTTAACCTCGCCAAAATAGAAACACCGTATCCTGCAAACATAGGCGGGATACGTTTTTTGACTTCCGGATAGGCATCAAGTAAATCGAGCGAATGAACGCCCGCAGCAATCACAACATTGTCTGCTGAGATCAAAGTGCCATCTGTTAATTTCACACCCGTTGCTACATCGGCTTCCGTTAATATTTCGGCGGCATTTTCATTGATGATTTCTCCGCCTTTCCCCAGAAAAGCAGCATCCAGTTTTTCCAGCAGAAGATGTGAATTGACTGCATTTTCTTCAGGAATATATAAAGCTTGCATCGGACGAACCAAATCATTGGCTTTAATCCAGGGAAGATCAGAAGCCGGAATGTCCTCATAAGGTTCATTGTAGTTCTGTAGCGTTTTTTCAATCGCTTCATAATTCACTGTATCAACTTCAGCCATCCCGGCTGAGTTTAAGATAACATGTGTGCCTTTCGCTGTGAGCAGATTATCATGAATGCCAGACGCTTCAGACAATCTTTCAGACCAGGTTTTCCATTCATTTTTTGCCTGAATATCCATGTCGACTTTAAGTCGGCCATAATCACTGCTGATTAACCCGCTCGTGATTTCACCAAAACAACCGTTCATGGCACCGGCGGCCTTCGATGCTGCATTGGTACGCTTTGTTTCACCGACCCTGACAACCTTTAAACCGCGAGAAGCTAATTCAAAAGCAATGGAGCCACCAATCGCTCCAGCGCCAACAACAATGGCATCATAATTCATTGTTTATTCCCTTATTACGATAAAGTTTATTTAATAAGACAGATGTGATTATTCTGCTGAGTCTGAGATTCAGTCAGTCGCTAATCATTATGAAAGGTGAAAGTTTTCTGATACAGGTAACGCGCGATAGAAAAACAAACCGCCCTTAGCTTCTATGACATTTAAGAAGTCATCGTCATCAAATTGTTCAACGGGAAAAGATAAGGCAATCAGTTTATCTTTCCCTTTTCTATTCACCTTACCCATTCGGTGAAGAATGACCCCTCTTCTCAAAAAATAGCGCTCTATTGCAACGGTCGTCACCGCGACCAAATGCTTAACACCATGCATTCCTGCAAGTTGCATTGCGAATTTAAAAATATCAAAAGGAAGAGATTCCAGTTCATGTCCATATGCCGCATAGCGTGATATCTCCCAAGTCGCTATATCTCTTGGGAGATCACTTTCACATAGATATGGAAATACATCTGAGAGTAAGTAAGGAGAATACGTGGGAATCAGCCTGGCACATCCTACAATTTTATCGTTGTCATTATAGGCAATGACATAGCGTGCAGACTCAGTGTCAAATTCATCCGTCTCAATCCCCTCTTCTGAAGAGGTAATATTCAGATCCCACTTGAGTTGCTTGATAAAAACATCATGTCGGAAACGCCCAAGATCATCTAATTCATTTTTATCAAAATTCAAAAATTGTGTGCATACCAGCCGATACATGCTCTGAGCGCCCCTGTCAAAAGCTAACCTTTTATCGATTCCGCCATACTATAAAGCCCCAAGGTCATCGAGCAACTACCAAAAATGGTGAGGAGACAGTTAAATAATACCTAACGCCGCGGAGTAAGCCGCCGCCAATGTACGATTGGTCGAGCCAAATTTTTTCTGAATGTTTTTGATATGGTAATTCACCGTATTTTCTGAAATACCCAAAATATCAGAGATCGCACTTGAGCATTTACCATCAGCGATCCAGCGCAGAATCTCTTCTTCACGATTGTTGAGGTTAATTTCATTTTGGCACAACGAATCAAGGCCTTCTTTGACACTATTCTCTTCGATCAACTCAATCAGGCAACGCATTTTGAGCTTTAACATCAGTTTGTCATCAGGATTGATGAGCGCATCACTTCTTGAAACCCCCAGCATACACAGTGAATGATCCATACTACGTAATGTCAGAGTCGCACCGATATTGATCCCCCACTCCCTGGCTTCTTCGAAGATAAAGTGAGTCTTAATATGATGGTCATCCTGCCAGATAACAAACTGCTGATCACTGGCTCGGCTTGCAATCGAGGGGTCTTGCTGACAATAGTGTTTATCCTGATAGCGCTTCAGCCACGCCTCCGGATAGGTGCCAAATATACACACTTTTGAACGAGAAAAAGGCACAGCCTGTTTTTTACCGTAAGCAAAGTTATCAAAACCAAGCTTATTGATTTCAAGTGAGACTTTTTTAATAACTTCATTGTTAGTAGTGCAAGACGAAAATGCAGCGTTTACAGACAACCACCAATTGATAAATCCTGTATTTTTATCCATTTCCCTTTCCAAATAAGCCATATAAAGCACAAACATCTACAACAGAGTAATACGTTTATCAAATAGATATTTTTTTATTATGTTTCACTTTGTTTCCAGATACAGTCACTTGAAGTATTCAGTCTGGTGATCAATAGCAGAATGCTACGCCTGCAATTTGAGATTTTCAATTTTTCCTCTGCCCCCCGATAATTACAATTAACTCAATAAATGACACCAAATAAAACAAGCTTCACCGAAATAACAAGACCAGCAGCTTTGATGGTGTTTATTAAAACAACAAAAAAAGCAGCCGGGTCATGACCCGGCTGCTTTTAAGGCGGTGTGAATTTCTTAGATTATTTAGCCCGCAAAGATTTCGCGGCGGCCACCATATTTTGTAATGCTGGCACGACTTCTGCCCACTGGCGGGTTTTCAGACCGCAGTCCGGGTTCACCCATAACCGCTCAGCCGGGATACGCTTTGCGGCTTGCTGCATCAGTTGCACCATCTGCGCTTCAGTCGGAATATTCGGAGAATGGATATCATAGACGCCCGGACCAATCTCATTGGGATACTTGAAGTGATCAAAGGCATCCAGCAATTCCATATCAGAGCGCGAGGTTTCTATGGTGATCACATCGGCATCCATATCAGCAATGGACGCAATAATATCGTTGAATTCGGAATAGCACATGTGGGTATGGATCTGTGTCTCATCGGCCACCCCATTTGCCGTGATGCGGAAAGATTCCACAGCCCAGTTCAGATAGTCCTGCCACTCAGACCGGCGCAGCGGCAAACCTTCACGCAGGGCAGCTTCATCAATCTGAATCACTTTCACCCCGGCTTGCTCCAGATCCAGCACTTCGGCGCGAATAGCCAATGCCAGCTGATAACAAGAAACGGCGCGAGGCTGATCATCGCGCACAAAAGACCAGTTCAGAATCGTCACCGGGCCGGTCAGCATGCCTTTCATGGGCTTTTCGGTCAGTGATTGGGCGTACAAGGTCCAGGCCACTGTCATGGCCGCCGGACGGCTGATATCACCGAACAGGATCGGCGGCTTGACGCAACGCGAACCGTAAGACTGCACCCAGCCAAACTGACTGAAAGCATAGCCGTCCAGCTGTTCACCGAAATATTCCACCATGTCGTTACGTTCCGCTTCGCCGTGAACCAGCACATCGAGATCCAGTGCTTCCTGCTCACGCACCGCACGGGCGATCTCTTCTTTCATCAGGCTGACATAGGTGGCCTGATCCAGCTCCCCTTGCTTGAATTTCAGGCGGGCCTGACGGATCTCGGCGGTCTGAGGAAACGAGCCGATCGTGGTGGTTGGATACGCCGGCAGGCTCAGATGCGCTGCCTGCTTCGCAATACGTTCGGCATACGGACTCTGACGCTGGCCCAGTTGCGGGGTCATCGCTGCCACGGCGGCCTGCACGTCAGGATTATGCACCCGGCCGGACTGACGGCGGCTGTCGATAGCGGCCTGATTGGCAGCCAGTTCAGCGGAAACAGAATCGCGGCCATCATTGAGTGCACGGGACAGCACGGCCAGCTCGTCCAGTTTCTGCAGGGCAAAGGCCAGCCAGGACAGAATTTCGGTATCGAGTTTCTGCTCGCTGTTCAGATCAACCGGCACGTGTAAGAGTGAACAGGAAGGTGCCACCCATAAACGCTCACCAAAATCGCGGGCAACAGGCGCCAGCCAGTCCAGCACGGCATTCAAATCTGTCTTCCAGATATTCCGGCCATCAATCACCCCCAGCGACAAAACTTTGTCTGCCGGCAGCGCGGCAATCACAGCGTCCACCTCATTGCGGCCACGCACCGCATCAACATGTAAGCCCTGAACCTGCAAATTGGCCGCCAGCGACAAGTTCTCTTTCAGCTCACCGAAGTAAGTGGCCAGCAAGAGTTTGACCTGACCTTTGTTTAACGTCTGATAGGCTTTGCTCAGCGCCTGCTGCCATTCAGCGGAGAGTTCAGTCACCAGAATAGGCTCATCAATTTGCACCCATTCGACGCCGTTGTCGGCCAGCAGCGTCAGCAGTTGCTCGTACACAGGCAGCAGCTGGTCAAGTAAATCCAGTTTGTTCGAATTGTCTTTTTCCTTACCGAGCCACAAGTAGGTTACAGGGCCGATCAGCACAGGTTTGGCAGCGACGCCCTGCGCTTTGGCTTCCGTCAGTTGCGCCAGCAGACGCTCAGGGTTGAGCGCAAAACAGGTATCGGCGGTAAATTCAGGCACGATATAGTGGTAGTTGGTATCAAACCATTTGGTCATCTCACCGGCATGCACACACTGACAACCGCTGTCGTTGGCCGAACGGCCACGAGCTACACGGAAGTAGTTGTCCAACTCGTCACCGGCCAGATCTTTGACACGGCCCGGGATATGGCCGAGTGTAAAGCTGGTATCCAGCACCTGATCATAAAAAGAGAAGTCGCCAACCGGGATCAGATCGAGTCCAGACTGCTGCTGCCAGTGTTTTTGCCGCAAGCCAGCGGCCAGTTCAGTCAGCTCGCTTTGGCTGCTTTCACCTTGCCAGTATTTTTCCAGTGCGAATTTCAGTTCACGGTGAGCGCCAATGCGCGGGAAGCCTAAATTATGAGTTTTAGCCATCTGTACGTCCTCCAAAGTTATTGAAGACATCTTATGGCTATCTTGTAATGAATAAAAATGGCATTATTTCATTAATCAATGAATTCTAATCATGAGTTAAGGATCAGAATGATCGAGAGAAGCCATCTGGCGATTTTGCGCGAAGTACACAGGCTCGGCTCGCTGACAGCAGCAGCAGAGGCACTGTATTTAAGCCAGTCAGCACTGAGCCACAGCATGAAAAAACTGGAACAGCAGATGGGGACCCCCGTCTGGACCAAATCTGGCCGAAACCTGCACTTTACTCAGGCAGGGGATTATCTGCTGCGGCTGGCGGAACGGGTGCTGCCGCAATTTGAGCATGCGGAAGCACAGATGCAACAGTTTTCCAAAGGCCAGCGCGGCACGCTGCGAATTGGCATGGAATGCCACCCCTGCTATCAGTGGCTGCTCAAAGTCGTGAATCCTTATCTCAAAGCCTGGCCGGATGTTGATGTCGACGTGAAACAGAAGTTCCAGTTTGGCGGTTTAGGTGCGCTGTTCGGGTATGAAATCGATGTGCTGGTCACGCCGGATCCGTTGCTGCGGCCTGGGATCCGCTATATTCCAGTGTTTGATTATGAACAGGTGCTGGTGGTAGATGCGAACAGCCCTCTGGCACAAGCTGAATATATTGCGCCTGAGATGTTGCTGGATAAAACCCTGATCACCTACCCGGTCGAGCAAAGCCGACTGGATGTGTACAACCAGTTTCTGACACCGGCCAAGTGCAGCCCGCGTAAGCATAAGCTGATTGAAACGACGGATATTATGCTGCAGATGGTGGCGGCCGGACGGGGCGTGGCAGCATTACCCAAATGGCTGGCCAAAGAATATGAAGAGAAAATGCCGGTTGTCGCTGTTCGGCTGGGGGAAAACGGCATTCACAAGCACATTCATCTGGGGGTCAGGGAAACGGATTTGGACATCGATTACCTCAGTGCGTTTATCAGCCTGGCGGACTCTCTGTCTGAACACCAAGCACCGGCAAGCCTGTAGCCTCAGAGTTGGGCTTTCATGATCAGCGCATCTTCGCGGCAGTGAGTACTCACCGTGCTGTCGGCACGGTAATAATCCGGCCGGCGACTGACCAGCTCAAAACCATGGGCCAGATATAACTGGCTGGCCCTGATGTTGCCGGCCCGCACTTCCAGCCAGATCTCCTGCCCGCCGGCCGCTCGGGCGGCCGAGACAAACGCCGCCAGTAACTGACGCCCTAGTCCCTGTCCCTGCCACACAGGATCAACAGCAATATTCAACAGGCTTACTTCACCGGCCACGGACTGGCCAAAACAGTAGCCCGCGACCTTACCGTCAACCAACATCACCAGGTTCAGGGCAATCCGGGACGGCGTTTCCCTGATCTGGCTTTCTGTCCAGGGAAACGGGTGCGCACGCTGCTCAATCGTCCACACCGCATCCAGCTGCGCTTCTGTCATCGGCAGGAATTCAATCATTGAAGGCACAGATTTGCTGCCACAATACTTTCTTGCTGGCGGGATGATCATGCATCTGCCGCAGCGAGGCCGAGTGCAGAATCTGGCAATCAGAGGGTTCAACGCCCTGACAACCGGCAAACCAGCACCAGGTCAGATGATGTTCGCCCAGTTCAGACAAAGCGTGGGGCGGCAGCGTTAATGCCTGCTCCGGACTGAGCTTCATGCTGCGCAGAATATTGCCGAACAGCCAGGCATCGTGTTCATCCATCTCGTCTGGAGTTACCAGCAGCAACTGGCAGCTATCGGGCAAATCAATCACAGACTGAGCCCAAGCAGGAAAACACTCTGGTTTTCTGATT is from Photobacterium sp. TLY01 and encodes:
- the pabB gene encoding aminodeoxychorismate synthase component I, producing the protein MNILIIDNYDSFTNNIAQYVFELTGVMPTVVPNSVSYESLNIESFSGVILSPGPGHPACDEDFGVCGEIIDQCRMPILGICLGHQGINIRFGGHVTHAPAPVHGYKSPIFHHGEGLFSGIPQSFSVVRYHSLICTEVPECLEVTARTEDGLIMAIAHREKPIWGVQFHPESIESEYGHTLIGNFIEMIKHGERAGSDSGTDNEIQRVIQEAAGTFSLVVNYEPLKRTMNAADMFTRYFSGKTSAFWLDSEMADARSARYSLMGSGQPNEAMVFRYEVSTRTLHLSGPCGESAIQGDYFELMDRIVACLKPDSDTEALMPYGCGLVGYLGYELKALMGSPNKHRSATPDALFFLPQNLVIFDHQAHTAYLCHLWGEPMTFDPDAAPVSHTQDVSLFQPGPVPEQSLALEDSAEMYIDKIHRCLKEIRDGESYEICLTNRARLPFHQDALSAYMTMRSASPVPYGAYLKTPDFAILSASPETFLHIDSNRTVRSKPIKGTRPRGQTEAQDQALKHELACSEKDRAENLMIIDLVRHDLNSICVPGTVHVPKAFDIETYSSVHQLVSTIEGQLKPNLGTFRAIQACFPGGSMTGAPKRRTMDIIDDLESSARGIYAGSLGWVGMNGCTNLSIVIRTAVIKEGMAEFGIGGAIVSASCPLEEMEETLVKASVPFYSLTTSTETKH
- a CDS encoding chorismate mutase codes for the protein MVVHKQINDAVVVRELKPYRDKLDEINEQIIALLASRMDICRTIANVKSRENIPMMQKDRVEFTLNKMKSLSVDYQLNPSYIGDIFERIIHETCEEELVIIKALSEEKEK
- a CDS encoding aminotransferase class I/II-fold pyridoxal phosphate-dependent enzyme: MTSVDKKPLHDSNWMSIRSTRTTDAFEQASGEGLTSFIVTERCGKQVILDDGKLYTEFISCSYLGLESHPLLIEAAYQALHHVGIHLSASRSAMSPVYLPQLENLLQEIYQGNSVTVFTSTSNAHLGVLPLLGSGNMHLYPTKSAVRWLVDKTAHASMQVLRGLLGQFGQVVRVDTHDTESLTTTLKQCQLDRVTPILLIDGVGSMSGLLPVRALAELLNQYEGYLYVDDAHGISISGKYGAGYAFENLEHCLPNNTLIAGSLSKAFGGAGGFIVLRKDYNNEQLKALANPLVFGHTVPVPLQAANVAAAKIHLSSEIDELQTALWKNIDRFDEKVESIMMNAGQRAPIRGAYFASEQQGLSAAATLRESGLIMFPVFYPIVETNKAMLRFAISANHSQEQIDFLATKLNALSG
- a CDS encoding HemK/PrmC family methyltransferase yields the protein MKQAQIEQTFQQELQSLIASGVWDPYGDFQAIVKKYVSSDEVLAESDVACFRADLKERANRIPLGHILGYSDFMDCRFVVGTGVFVPRQQSAMLLEWLKTRLPVASDAVIYDLCSGTGAIGISAWRQHRGTRVYCLENDETAYQYLCRNIHRLADEGSVVALNKDITDLSFFLDKRQSVDVVISNPPYVPEAESLLPEWEKHHPEKAIYSGKDGSEIIDASLRLAETVLKPGGTVIVEHGESQIAMVKDLFTRYQFESVFTHTDPLFSDQTGPAVMTLGTKK
- a CDS encoding FAD-binding oxidoreductase; amino-acid sequence: MNYDAIVVGAGAIGGSIAFELASRGLKVVRVGETKRTNAASKAAGAMNGCFGEITSGLISSDYGRLKVDMDIQAKNEWKTWSERLSEASGIHDNLLTAKGTHVILNSAGMAEVDTVNYEAIEKTLQNYNEPYEDIPASDLPWIKANDLVRPMQALYIPEENAVNSHLLLEKLDAAFLGKGGEIINENAAEILTEADVATGVKLTDGTLISADNVVIAAGVHSLDLLDAYPEVKKRIPPMFAGYGVSILARLKPGHQVPDSVIRTPNRAFACGLHCVPREKDLLYIGATNILSESPRKNALISDVQFLLGCALDQLHLDLNDAEVEAIQVGNRPIPADGYPLIGQCHFKGLWLATGTYRDGLHQSPLLAAYMADKIQGRRPEMNLDVFTPIRKPLPGLSREDTVNETVKQMFATGYEFRWDIKPYWLPLLDKGMTGFYADLIESLHPSYTPPPELVAFSYLHRSMYDRLAEYYEAWS
- a CDS encoding acyl-homoserine-lactone synthase, with amino-acid sequence MYRLVCTQFLNFDKNELDDLGRFRHDVFIKQLKWDLNITSSEEGIETDEFDTESARYVIAYNDNDKIVGCARLIPTYSPYLLSDVFPYLCESDLPRDIATWEISRYAAYGHELESLPFDIFKFAMQLAGMHGVKHLVAVTTVAIERYFLRRGVILHRMGKVNRKGKDKLIALSFPVEQFDDDDFLNVIEAKGGLFFYRALPVSENFHLS
- a CDS encoding autoinducer binding domain-containing protein; this encodes MDKNTGFINWWLSVNAAFSSCTTNNEVIKKVSLEINKLGFDNFAYGKKQAVPFSRSKVCIFGTYPEAWLKRYQDKHYCQQDPSIASRASDQQFVIWQDDHHIKTHFIFEEAREWGINIGATLTLRSMDHSLCMLGVSRSDALINPDDKLMLKLKMRCLIELIEENSVKEGLDSLCQNEINLNNREEEILRWIADGKCSSAISDILGISENTVNYHIKNIQKKFGSTNRTLAAAYSAALGII
- the metE gene encoding 5-methyltetrahydropteroyltriglutamate--homocysteine S-methyltransferase; translation: MAKTHNLGFPRIGAHRELKFALEKYWQGESSQSELTELAAGLRQKHWQQQSGLDLIPVGDFSFYDQVLDTSFTLGHIPGRVKDLAGDELDNYFRVARGRSANDSGCQCVHAGEMTKWFDTNYHYIVPEFTADTCFALNPERLLAQLTEAKAQGVAAKPVLIGPVTYLWLGKEKDNSNKLDLLDQLLPVYEQLLTLLADNGVEWVQIDEPILVTELSAEWQQALSKAYQTLNKGQVKLLLATYFGELKENLSLAANLQVQGLHVDAVRGRNEVDAVIAALPADKVLSLGVIDGRNIWKTDLNAVLDWLAPVARDFGERLWVAPSCSLLHVPVDLNSEQKLDTEILSWLAFALQKLDELAVLSRALNDGRDSVSAELAANQAAIDSRRQSGRVHNPDVQAAVAAMTPQLGQRQSPYAERIAKQAAHLSLPAYPTTTIGSFPQTAEIRQARLKFKQGELDQATYVSLMKEEIARAVREQEALDLDVLVHGEAERNDMVEYFGEQLDGYAFSQFGWVQSYGSRCVKPPILFGDISRPAAMTVAWTLYAQSLTEKPMKGMLTGPVTILNWSFVRDDQPRAVSCYQLALAIRAEVLDLEQAGVKVIQIDEAALREGLPLRRSEWQDYLNWAVESFRITANGVADETQIHTHMCYSEFNDIIASIADMDADVITIETSRSDMELLDAFDHFKYPNEIGPGVYDIHSPNIPTEAQMVQLMQQAAKRIPAERLWVNPDCGLKTRQWAEVVPALQNMVAAAKSLRAK
- a CDS encoding LysR family transcriptional regulator produces the protein MIERSHLAILREVHRLGSLTAAAEALYLSQSALSHSMKKLEQQMGTPVWTKSGRNLHFTQAGDYLLRLAERVLPQFEHAEAQMQQFSKGQRGTLRIGMECHPCYQWLLKVVNPYLKAWPDVDVDVKQKFQFGGLGALFGYEIDVLVTPDPLLRPGIRYIPVFDYEQVLVVDANSPLAQAEYIAPEMLLDKTLITYPVEQSRLDVYNQFLTPAKCSPRKHKLIETTDIMLQMVAAGRGVAALPKWLAKEYEEKMPVVAVRLGENGIHKHIHLGVRETDLDIDYLSAFISLADSLSEHQAPASL
- the rimI gene encoding ribosomal protein S18-alanine N-acetyltransferase, with protein sequence MIEFLPMTEAQLDAVWTIEQRAHPFPWTESQIRETPSRIALNLVMLVDGKVAGYCFGQSVAGEVSLLNIAVDPVWQGQGLGRQLLAAFVSAARAAGGQEIWLEVRAGNIRASQLYLAHGFELVSRRPDYYRADSTVSTHCREDALIMKAQL